The Corallococcus exiguus genome includes a window with the following:
- a CDS encoding lysoplasmalogenase, whose product MRESWTGGTKLLAAASLASAVGFLFVMDVGPREARLVTKALPMVCLLLWLWPAQGRYARLIFAGLALSLLGDVLLEVSPDLFLPGLGAFLLAHVGYTAAFVSVTRRLALLRALPFLLLAVGATVALWPGLGGMAPPVTAYVAVICSMGWRAAAMMSAPELPRHEQWLAFLGALLFSASDGLLSIRLFVTPLPGLGYAVMLLYWAAQFCIAASTRVAHAPAAMPISSSSLT is encoded by the coding sequence ATGCGCGAGTCGTGGACAGGTGGGACGAAGCTCCTGGCGGCGGCGAGCCTCGCGAGCGCGGTGGGCTTCCTCTTCGTCATGGACGTGGGGCCTCGGGAGGCGCGGCTCGTCACCAAGGCGCTGCCCATGGTGTGCCTGCTGCTGTGGCTGTGGCCCGCGCAGGGGCGCTATGCGCGACTCATCTTCGCGGGGCTGGCGCTGTCGCTGCTCGGCGATGTGCTGCTGGAGGTGAGCCCGGACCTGTTCCTTCCGGGCCTGGGTGCCTTCCTGTTGGCCCACGTGGGCTACACCGCCGCGTTCGTCTCCGTGACGCGGCGACTGGCCCTGCTTCGTGCCCTGCCCTTCCTGCTCCTGGCCGTGGGCGCCACCGTGGCGCTGTGGCCGGGCTTGGGCGGGATGGCGCCGCCGGTGACGGCCTATGTCGCCGTCATCTGCTCCATGGGCTGGCGCGCGGCGGCCATGATGAGCGCTCCGGAGCTTCCCCGGCATGAGCAATGGCTGGCATTCCTGGGCGCGCTGCTGTTCTCCGCCAGCGATGGGCTGCTCTCCATCCGGCTCTTCGTCACGCCCCTGCCCGGCCTGGGCTACGCCGTCATGCTGCTGTATTGGGCCGCGCAGTTCTGTATCGCGGCATCCACGCGGGTGGCGCACGCTCCAGCCGCGATGCCTATATCCTCCAGCAGTCTCACCTGA
- a CDS encoding HEAT repeat domain-containing protein has protein sequence MPRYLQGLRALGGLTLMLASPVVTAQSTPSAAKPALQGESCSVRGLMDQLRQGMGSSSKAYRDYLQAVLREAAVSLPSGELHAAFDRETDPVMVEQLAAALVARSEREAEKDAIQTVARRALEDRDPSVRAATVRAMRRTGALEKTGDMYERLMRDGSPEVRMEAAKNLIEDNEHVYSAHHGPATDMAVNAATASTDPKVTAKILESLDTRKMGPEAGQKLLGMLGHESADVRRSAALALGSVPAAQMAPAREALVGMYRGERDAGVRKALVQGIAELGFADAVPELRKLRSVDPSMAPEIDAWIRALESGVQEWGLLLREKQWQQQVR, from the coding sequence ATGCCCCGCTACCTCCAAGGTCTTCGCGCGCTCGGGGGCCTGACGCTGATGCTCGCGTCCCCGGTCGTCACCGCTCAGTCCACGCCCTCCGCCGCGAAGCCGGCGTTGCAGGGAGAGAGCTGTTCGGTCCGTGGGTTGATGGATCAGCTCCGCCAGGGGATGGGCTCCAGCTCCAAGGCCTACCGCGACTACCTCCAGGCCGTGCTGCGCGAGGCCGCCGTGTCGTTGCCTTCAGGCGAACTGCACGCGGCGTTCGACCGGGAGACCGACCCCGTGATGGTGGAGCAGCTGGCCGCGGCGTTGGTGGCGCGCAGTGAGCGCGAGGCGGAGAAGGACGCCATCCAGACCGTGGCCCGCCGCGCGCTGGAGGACCGTGACCCGTCCGTCCGCGCCGCCACCGTCCGCGCCATGCGTCGCACCGGCGCGCTGGAGAAGACGGGGGACATGTACGAGCGGCTCATGCGCGACGGCTCGCCAGAGGTCCGCATGGAGGCGGCGAAGAACCTCATCGAGGACAACGAGCACGTCTATTCCGCCCATCACGGCCCGGCCACGGACATGGCGGTGAACGCGGCGACGGCGTCCACGGATCCGAAGGTGACGGCGAAGATTTTGGAGTCCCTGGACACGCGCAAGATGGGGCCGGAGGCGGGGCAGAAGCTGCTCGGGATGCTGGGCCACGAGAGCGCGGACGTGCGGCGCTCGGCGGCGCTCGCGCTGGGCAGCGTGCCGGCGGCGCAGATGGCGCCCGCGCGCGAGGCGCTGGTGGGTATGTACCGGGGCGAGCGGGACGCGGGAGTGCGCAAGGCGCTGGTGCAGGGCATCGCGGAGCTGGGCTTCGCGGACGCCGTGCCGGAGCTGCGCAAGCTGCGGAGCGTGGACCCCAGCATGGCGCCGGAGATCGACGCGTGGATCCGCGCCCTGGAATCAGGCGTTCAGGAGTGGGGCCTGCTCCTGAGAGAGAAGCAGTGGCAGCAACAGGTCCGTTGA
- a CDS encoding beta strand repeat-containing protein yields MLASATNAPSDGLAYVTLTVTPRDASGEPLGTGLHVEVLSSDGSVTLGGTGTSACTVNTPGATCLTAVDSGAGSYVVTARSSTALTVPTTFSATVTDGSGTTTLPDTASVAFDSALFSGSAGTTITTGTVTVTSSNAGGRNLYITGGTVTFDASTVGQTFGDVFITGGTVTHLQATNAAMFKLDVLTGSWNLLGGAINTTNKGYGMTCFANGSCSGNGLVSFSPNGVPSASLAGTSKLYGASHGGMGSGNYRMNISQANNNQAGNAGTTYGDYRDPKFPGATNDTYSGTHGGGVVRITSTGPCVLGGSATVAASASFNAAGGSINLRCGAIVSTGWTGTLIADGGQGAGNSSIPLGAGGGGRIALVSTGDAATMTGAVSYPPVNLTARVHAFGGAPANSSYVVGAGGAGTIFLKHSGLTYGDLIIANNSPAHYQNEGTTRLPALAGTVTANVTAGATAIPVSVASTMFNATYYENAGAPLNFNPALTQVTTPSSSSIYNGVFAGGWLRPDVTAAGGALLDPSNLVSVTTNAVGTLTTSAVPSGVASGAFFRSVDVLDHLDVLGNAILETNGDIHVVSGNTTNSGAPTMTVNGLVLFDTTSGRTGRIEYAAGAVNVVQSTQAMPPLGGGTLVADNVTVSAGSVTVPAIIASGDVTLSGGTLVTNSLQAARYEQTAGTLKHYLPVFKTSPAAAQVSSLQMTLAGTFSLTGGAVDVAGLGYPAAMDAQGAPQTLWGFGATGPSSATGSSGGYGAGHGGVGGGYAAGAVRGMVYDDYRDPRYPGGAGTTVGASPSYLGFRSPGGGVFRLNASGVCTLGGTSLIKAGAVTTGAQYGAAGGSISLRCGGFDTTGWNGTLTANGANAYNSSSVGSTRAGGGGRIAMVSTGDASSFVGAIGYPYPSTSAQLQARGGTGINATYTDGGAGTVFLKHSGVAYGQLIINNNNQTHYATGGYTPFVSIAGTVSSAANAGDTSLSVNIASTPLHNSAAFNQLLAGMWLRPDTSVNSGTLPADNLVTVAGNTFVSTTQSQLTTSPLLASVPAGASFKSADLFDVYNVVGGAITQTNGDLYVVP; encoded by the coding sequence TTGCTTGCGTCCGCAACCAACGCGCCCTCGGACGGACTGGCCTATGTGACCCTCACCGTCACGCCTCGCGACGCGAGTGGTGAACCCCTGGGGACGGGGCTCCATGTGGAGGTCCTGAGCAGTGACGGGTCGGTCACGCTGGGTGGCACGGGGACCTCCGCCTGCACCGTGAACACGCCGGGCGCGACGTGCCTCACGGCGGTGGACTCTGGCGCGGGCAGCTATGTCGTCACCGCGCGCAGCTCCACGGCGCTGACCGTGCCCACCACGTTCTCCGCCACCGTCACGGACGGCAGCGGCACGACCACGCTGCCGGACACGGCCTCCGTCGCGTTCGACTCGGCGCTGTTCAGTGGCAGCGCGGGCACCACCATCACCACCGGCACCGTCACGGTCACCTCCAGCAACGCGGGCGGCCGGAACCTCTACATCACCGGTGGCACCGTCACGTTCGACGCCAGCACGGTGGGCCAGACCTTTGGTGACGTCTTCATCACGGGCGGCACCGTGACACACCTCCAGGCCACCAACGCCGCAATGTTCAAGCTGGACGTGCTCACGGGCTCCTGGAACCTGCTGGGTGGCGCGATCAACACCACCAACAAGGGCTACGGCATGACCTGCTTCGCCAATGGCTCGTGCAGCGGCAACGGCCTGGTCAGCTTCAGCCCCAATGGCGTGCCGTCTGCATCGCTCGCGGGCACCAGCAAGTTGTACGGCGCCAGCCACGGCGGCATGGGCTCCGGCAACTACCGCATGAACATCTCGCAGGCCAACAACAACCAGGCGGGCAACGCGGGGACGACCTACGGCGACTACCGCGACCCGAAGTTCCCCGGCGCCACCAATGACACGTACTCGGGAACCCACGGCGGTGGAGTGGTGCGCATCACGTCCACCGGGCCCTGCGTGCTGGGCGGTTCGGCCACTGTCGCGGCGTCCGCTTCGTTCAATGCGGCGGGTGGCTCCATCAACCTCCGCTGTGGTGCCATCGTCTCCACGGGCTGGACGGGAACCCTCATCGCGGACGGCGGCCAGGGCGCGGGGAACTCCTCCATCCCGCTGGGCGCGGGCGGTGGTGGCCGTATCGCCCTGGTCAGCACCGGTGATGCCGCGACGATGACGGGCGCGGTGAGCTACCCGCCCGTGAACCTCACTGCCCGGGTCCACGCCTTCGGCGGCGCTCCGGCCAACTCCAGCTACGTGGTGGGCGCCGGTGGCGCGGGCACCATCTTCCTGAAGCACAGCGGGCTGACCTACGGCGACCTCATCATCGCGAACAACTCGCCCGCGCATTACCAGAACGAGGGCACCACCCGGCTCCCCGCGCTGGCCGGCACTGTCACTGCGAACGTCACCGCGGGCGCCACTGCCATTCCCGTCTCCGTCGCCAGCACGATGTTCAACGCGACCTACTACGAGAACGCGGGCGCGCCGCTGAACTTCAACCCCGCGCTCACCCAGGTCACGACCCCGTCGTCCTCCTCCATCTACAACGGCGTGTTCGCGGGCGGCTGGCTGCGGCCGGACGTCACCGCCGCGGGCGGGGCGCTGCTGGATCCGTCCAACCTGGTGAGCGTCACCACCAACGCGGTGGGAACCCTGACGACGAGCGCCGTGCCCTCCGGCGTCGCGTCCGGCGCGTTCTTCCGCAGCGTGGATGTGCTGGACCACCTGGACGTGCTCGGCAACGCCATCCTGGAGACCAACGGCGACATCCACGTGGTGTCCGGCAACACGACGAACTCCGGCGCTCCCACGATGACCGTGAATGGCCTGGTGCTTTTCGACACGACGAGCGGCAGGACAGGTCGCATCGAGTACGCGGCCGGCGCGGTGAACGTCGTGCAGTCCACGCAGGCCATGCCGCCCCTCGGAGGCGGGACGCTCGTCGCGGACAACGTGACGGTGTCCGCGGGTTCGGTGACAGTGCCCGCCATCATCGCGTCCGGTGACGTGACCTTGAGCGGCGGCACGCTGGTCACCAACTCGCTCCAGGCGGCGCGCTACGAGCAGACCGCGGGCACGCTCAAGCACTACCTGCCGGTGTTCAAGACGTCGCCGGCCGCCGCGCAGGTGTCCAGCCTCCAGATGACGCTCGCGGGGACCTTCAGCCTCACGGGCGGCGCCGTGGACGTCGCGGGCCTGGGCTACCCGGCGGCGATGGATGCCCAGGGCGCGCCGCAGACCCTGTGGGGCTTTGGCGCGACGGGGCCCTCATCCGCGACTGGATCGTCGGGTGGTTACGGCGCGGGGCATGGCGGTGTCGGTGGTGGGTACGCGGCCGGCGCTGTTCGCGGCATGGTCTACGACGACTACCGAGACCCCCGGTATCCGGGCGGAGCGGGGACGACGGTCGGTGCCTCGCCGTCGTATCTGGGCTTCCGGAGTCCTGGCGGTGGTGTCTTCCGGCTCAATGCCTCCGGTGTCTGCACGCTGGGCGGGACCTCTCTCATCAAGGCGGGTGCGGTGACCACGGGCGCCCAGTACGGCGCGGCGGGTGGCTCCATCTCCCTGCGCTGCGGCGGCTTCGACACCACGGGCTGGAACGGCACCCTCACCGCCAACGGGGCGAATGCGTACAACTCCAGCTCGGTCGGCTCCACGCGTGCGGGCGGTGGCGGGCGCATCGCGATGGTGAGCACGGGGGATGCTTCCAGCTTCGTGGGGGCCATTGGCTATCCGTACCCTTCGACCAGCGCGCAGCTCCAGGCGCGTGGCGGCACCGGCATCAACGCCACGTACACCGACGGTGGCGCGGGCACGGTGTTCCTCAAGCACAGCGGCGTGGCGTACGGCCAGTTGATCATCAACAACAACAACCAGACGCACTACGCCACGGGTGGCTACACCCCGTTCGTCTCCATCGCGGGCACGGTCAGCAGCGCGGCCAATGCCGGTGACACGTCGCTCAGCGTCAACATCGCCAGCACGCCGCTCCACAACTCGGCCGCCTTCAACCAGCTGCTCGCCGGCATGTGGCTGCGGCCCGACACCAGCGTGAACAGCGGCACGCTGCCCGCGGACAACCTGGTCACGGTCGCTGGCAACACCTTCGTCAGCACCACTCAGTCGCAGTTGACGACGTCGCCCCTCCTGGCCTCCGTGCCGGCGGGCGCGAGCTTCAAGAGCGCCGACCTCTTCGACGTCTACAACGTCGTGGGTGGGGCCATCACCCAGACGAACGGCGACCTGTACGTCGTTCCGTAG